Proteins from one Capillibacterium thermochitinicola genomic window:
- a CDS encoding glycosyltransferase has protein sequence MVLPKISIIVPVYKVEKEIHRCVESLINQTFNDIEIILVDDGSPDNCPIICDEYAKKDKRIKVIHKENGGLSDARNVGLLEAKADYVLFVDSDDYIDKNTCERFYSSIEANVDVIVGDAIRIEGDKKSLMEHAYISSDTIISGKEFLKTQLKSRKMYMAAWLNLYNRRFLIDNDLFFKKGILHEDEQWTPRVFLKAQKVKYIRFPFYNYIIREDSITKAKDKTQNGVDLINICYELEKIYEEIDDIELKKLLNDNLVNKFLQAIDYGNFYSNQYKDLYSKKFLIGKPISIKNKAKSYLFIINKRLYKLIYRLLTNSNLND, from the coding sequence ATGGTATTACCCAAAATTTCTATTATAGTGCCTGTATATAAAGTAGAAAAAGAAATACATAGATGTGTAGAAAGTTTAATTAACCAGACTTTTAATGATATAGAAATTATTCTTGTCGATGATGGTAGCCCGGATAATTGCCCAATTATATGTGATGAATATGCTAAGAAAGATAAAAGAATAAAAGTTATTCATAAAGAAAACGGTGGGCTTTCGGATGCAAGAAATGTTGGGCTTTTAGAGGCAAAAGCAGATTATGTCTTATTTGTAGATTCGGATGATTATATAGACAAAAATACCTGTGAAAGATTTTATAGCAGTATAGAGGCTAATGTAGATGTTATTGTTGGTGATGCCATAAGAATAGAAGGAGATAAAAAATCCTTAATGGAACATGCTTATATTTCTTCTGATACTATTATAAGCGGGAAAGAGTTTTTAAAAACACAGTTGAAATCTAGAAAAATGTATATGGCCGCATGGTTAAATTTATATAATAGAAGATTTCTAATTGATAATGATTTATTTTTCAAAAAAGGTATTTTACATGAGGATGAACAGTGGACACCTAGAGTATTTTTAAAAGCCCAAAAGGTAAAGTATATAAGGTTTCCTTTTTATAATTATATTATTAGAGAGGATTCGATTACAAAGGCGAAAGATAAAACTCAGAATGGGGTTGATTTGATTAATATCTGTTATGAACTTGAAAAAATATATGAAGAAATAGATGATATAGAGCTGAAAAAACTTTTAAATGATAATTTAGTAAATAAATTCTTACAAGCTATTGATTATGGAAATTTTTATTCTAACCAATACAAGGATTTATATAGTAAAAAATTCCTCATTGGTAAGCCAATAAGTATTAAGAATAAAGCTAAATCGTATTTATTTATCATTAATAAGAGGTTATATAAACTTATTTATAGGTTATTGACAAACTCTAATTTGAATGATTAA
- a CDS encoding O-antigen ligase family protein yields MSRKINIYYLLFLIAIIVFFRPYYFTFFEISVVNFIYLNGLRLVFILVFLLYIFKGRLSKFIIMTLIFYFIKTLSTIVNNGSISKLITEVYPVLAICLFIELGIKDNPKQLIEAFTTVLGFLTLINFIAMVMSPDGYHSIERRIFFMRHRNQLAPLYILTIVLMIIRDKYFQNKYSKKQLIITFIICTWMIFHAGSASNIIAWIPIIIYFVMPFLFRNTLIFNIKSYLVFYIIMFFSIILFNIQDQFADLLYQLLGRDITFSGRTQLWNTAIEMIKDRPLMGYGVAESVNLIFSPRTGLYYSAHNQFIQLVLEGGLISLLAFGGIVYIVFNKLYEYREDEAAKILSLGILSIALVLFSEAMGFFDIFVLFALAYNIERVITTSNVGKSTLKRDKVV; encoded by the coding sequence GTGTCCAGGAAAATTAATATATATTACCTATTATTCCTGATTGCTATTATTGTTTTTTTCAGACCTTATTATTTTACTTTTTTTGAAATTTCAGTTGTAAACTTTATATATTTGAATGGATTAAGGTTAGTGTTTATACTGGTATTTTTGCTCTATATTTTTAAAGGACGATTATCAAAATTTATAATAATGACGCTGATTTTTTATTTTATCAAAACACTTTCTACTATAGTCAATAATGGTTCAATTTCTAAATTAATAACAGAGGTATATCCAGTTTTAGCCATATGTTTATTCATTGAATTGGGAATTAAGGATAACCCGAAACAATTGATTGAAGCCTTCACAACAGTTTTGGGATTTTTAACCTTGATTAATTTTATTGCAATGGTGATGAGTCCTGACGGATATCATTCCATAGAAAGAAGGATTTTTTTTATGAGGCATAGAAATCAATTAGCTCCGTTATATATACTTACTATTGTCCTGATGATAATACGGGATAAATATTTTCAGAACAAGTATTCAAAAAAGCAACTAATTATAACTTTTATTATTTGTACCTGGATGATATTTCATGCTGGTTCTGCTTCCAATATTATAGCCTGGATACCTATAATTATATATTTTGTAATGCCTTTTTTATTTAGAAATACTTTAATTTTTAATATTAAATCATATCTGGTATTTTATATAATAATGTTCTTTTCAATAATTCTTTTTAATATACAGGATCAATTTGCAGATTTGTTATATCAATTATTAGGTAGAGATATTACATTTTCAGGAAGAACACAGTTATGGAACACGGCAATAGAAATGATTAAGGACAGGCCATTGATGGGATATGGTGTGGCCGAAAGTGTCAACTTAATTTTTTCTCCCAGAACAGGGTTATATTATAGTGCTCATAATCAATTTATACAGCTAGTGCTGGAAGGGGGATTAATCTCTCTACTTGCATTTGGGGGCATAGTTTATATAGTTTTTAATAAATTATACGAGTACAGGGAAGATGAAGCTGCAAAAATATTATCACTTGGTATATTATCAATAGCATTAGTCCTGTTTTCTGAAGCAATGGGTTTTTTTGATATTTTTGTCCTTTTTGCTTTAGCTTATAATATAGAGAGAGTTATTACTACTTCTAATGTAGGTAAATCAACACTAAAAAGGGATAAGGTGGTTTGA